One part of the Sorangiineae bacterium MSr11954 genome encodes these proteins:
- the istA gene encoding IS21 family transposase, producing MIAPELRSRIRRLFFAEHWKIGTIAAELRLHRDTVEHAIEPQRFANVAYRASASMLDPYKAFIRATLETHPRLRATRVLEMIAQRGYEGSVWPLRRYVRRVRPISRHEAFFRLTTLPGEQAQVDWGSFGSITIGETRRPLSCFVMVLSYSRAIFARFVLDQTLESFLRCHVAAFHTYGGVPRALLYDNLKTAVLERVGDVIRFHPRLLDLAGHYHFSPQPVAPARGNQKGRVERAIRYLRESFFAARAFRSVEELNRKLDDWIGSVAHARIVPGDLHKRTIHDALEQERGRLLALPEHPFLCDYVRATASGKSPYIRFDGNDYSIPHTLVRKPLTLVASDALLRILDGDTEVARYPRSWEKGRQIETPQHLTALADEKRRAREHRGRNRLFAVCTSAEPFLHEVARHGGHLGGTTTRLLHLLEEHGESELQAALSDAHRRGAFTAQSVAHILDQRRRARGAPLQVPPVLPNDPRVRDIVVAPRSLAVYDKLAKSHDGEDEP from the coding sequence ATGATCGCGCCCGAGCTTCGCTCGCGCATTCGCCGCCTCTTCTTCGCCGAGCACTGGAAGATCGGCACCATCGCGGCCGAGCTCCGGCTCCACCGCGACACCGTCGAGCACGCGATCGAGCCACAGCGATTCGCCAATGTCGCCTATCGCGCGAGCGCTTCGATGCTCGATCCGTACAAAGCCTTCATCCGCGCGACCCTCGAGACCCACCCGCGACTGCGCGCCACCCGCGTGCTGGAAATGATCGCGCAGCGTGGTTACGAAGGCTCCGTGTGGCCGCTTCGGCGATATGTTCGGCGCGTCCGGCCCATCTCTCGGCACGAAGCCTTTTTCCGTCTCACGACGCTCCCAGGGGAGCAGGCTCAAGTCGATTGGGGCTCGTTCGGTTCCATCACCATCGGCGAGACACGGAGACCGCTCTCGTGCTTCGTGATGGTGCTCTCGTATTCGCGGGCCATCTTCGCCCGTTTCGTTCTCGATCAAACGCTCGAGAGCTTTCTGCGCTGCCACGTGGCGGCTTTCCATACGTATGGCGGTGTCCCGCGTGCCCTCCTTTACGATAATCTCAAGACGGCGGTGCTCGAGCGCGTGGGCGATGTCATCCGATTCCACCCTCGATTGCTCGATCTCGCCGGGCACTACCACTTCTCCCCCCAGCCCGTCGCGCCGGCGCGCGGCAATCAAAAGGGTCGTGTGGAGCGCGCCATTCGGTACCTACGCGAATCGTTCTTCGCCGCCCGCGCGTTTCGCTCCGTCGAAGAGCTCAATCGCAAACTGGACGACTGGATTGGCAGCGTCGCACATGCGCGCATCGTCCCTGGCGATCTGCACAAGCGCACCATCCATGACGCCCTCGAGCAGGAGCGCGGACGTCTGCTCGCTTTGCCCGAGCACCCTTTTCTCTGCGACTACGTTCGAGCTACCGCCTCCGGCAAATCACCCTACATCCGTTTCGACGGCAACGATTATTCGATTCCTCATACCCTCGTGCGCAAGCCACTGACACTCGTCGCATCCGACGCCCTGCTTCGCATCCTGGATGGCGACACCGAGGTCGCGCGCTACCCGAGGTCATGGGAGAAAGGACGGCAGATCGAGACGCCGCAGCACCTCACGGCGCTCGCCGACGAAAAACGACGTGCGCGCGAGCATCGCGGTCGGAATCGACTCTTTGCCGTGTGCACGAGCGCCGAGCCCTTCCTCCACGAGGTCGCGCGCCACGGCGGACACCTCGGAGGGACCACGACCCGATTGTTGCACCTGCTCGAGGAGCACGGCGAAAGCGAGCTCCAAGCCGCCCTTTCCGACGCCCATCGGCGTGGCGCGTTCACCGCGCAATCGGTTGCTCACATCCTCGACCAGCGCCGACGCGCCCGCGGCGCTCCGCTGCAAGTGCCCCCCGTACTGCCCAACGATCCGCGCGTGCGCGACATCGTCGTCGCACCGCGCTCACTCGCCGTCTACGACAAACTCGCCAAGAGCCACGACGGGGAGGACGAGCCATGA